The nucleotide sequence CCAGGGTTGGGATATATGACCTGACCGAGGCCAGGCAGCGGATGGTGGCAGCTGAGAGCTGTTCCCATGGTCCTCACCATGGAGGTGTCATCCTCAGGCAGTGAGCGTGGCGTGTAGGTGAAGCTGGCAAAGTTGGGGTCAATGGTGGACACGGGCTGGATGCCCTCACTCAGCAGTTTGGTGTACTCATCATCAGACACCTGCAGGAGCCATAGCCAGTGGCCCACACTATGATCAGGTCACCAGGTGTCCCAAAGGCCACATGAACCACAGTGAGAGCAGAGCGCCCTGGGGTATCACCACCACCCAACTGCGTGACCACCTTGGGGTAAAGTGTGGGGGCACCATGCTGGCAGCGGGGgtcccacccctgtccctgttctCATGGTTCCTCACCTTCATGTGGTACATCATCATCTCATTGGCCAGGTGGCTTCGGTACTGTGCCTCATTCACCTTCTTGTACAGCAGGGACTGTGCGGCAGGATCAAGGTACGGGAGTGCTAGGGGTGGGCAAACACCCTCCAGCACCCCCAAGCCCCCCCTGGCACCACAGCACATCTTTATGCCCATTAATTCCCTTCTCATCCCGTGGTCACCACCACTTGTCCCCAAGGAATGGggaccacacacacacatccccccattcccatccctctgtgctgtggcagagctgggacacaCACCCTGTGTGTGACCCCCTCCAAGTGGAGGACCCCCCAGCACATACATGGGCGATGCTGATCCCACAGTAGATGGAGAAGGCAGTGGCCAGGTCCTCATCGAACTTGCTGAACCAAGGGCCATTGATCttgttgaccagctctgccaccccaATGACctctggagcagagggaagacAGCAGGGGTATCAGGGCcttgtgctggggacagcactgtGTCCATGGGCTTAGGGCAGGGTCGTGCCCAAGCAGCAGGGacagtgctgtgcctgtgggTTGGGGACAGCACGACACCCACATTCTGGGGACACTGCAGTGcccaggggctgggacaggctTGTGTCCAGGGACAGTACTCTGCTCATGTGCTGGCAGACAGGATCATGCCCCTGCATGCAGGGTACATGGTCACGCCCATGTGCTTAAGGACAGTGCTGTGCCCATGGGCTGGGACAGAATCATGGCCATGAGCTGGGGGACAATGCTGAGTGTCTGTAGGGGGACAGGATCATGCCCTGGGACCATGCTGAACCCATGGACTAGGATAAGATCATGTCTGTGTGCTGAGGTCAGTGCTGTGCCTGTCTGCAGGGGTACAGGATCACACCCAGGAACTGTGCCCTTGTGCCAGGAGACAGCACTGAGCCCAAGGGACAAGACCATGCCCACGTTCACGGGACAGAGTGATGTCCtgatgctggggacaggactGTGACCATGGGATTGGGACAGGGTCATGCCCATGTTCTGGGGCATGCCTATGGGCTGGGGACAGAATGGCACCCATGGGCTGGGGACAGAACAGTGTTCACATGCTGGAGACAGGATTGTGTCCCTGTGCTTGAACAGGATTCATGCCATGCCCACAGGCTAGAGATGATtctctgcctgtgcctgcaTGCTGGGGACAGTGTCATGTCCACAATATGGGTGATCAAACCACCACATACTGATTAAGGCACCTGCTGGGCCAGACCTGTGCCCTACCCCTCTTCCCAGTGCTCCTTCACCACTCCCTCACCCTGGCTCTCATTCTTGATGGGGAAACAAAGGATGTTGCGGGTGCGGAAGCCGGTGCTGTCATCCACCCCACGGTAGAAGAGCGGGTGTGAGTAGGCATCCTTGATGTTCAGGATCTTGCCAGTGGTGGCCACATGGCCAGCAATGCCCTGGTCTGCTGGGATGCGGATCTCATAGCTCTgtgggcaggagaagggaatCACCATCAAGGCCTGGGGGGAGGGACATAACCCCAGGCCCCCCCAACTCCATCCTGTGCTCACCTCGTCGTCCACCACTCCACCATCGAACACCTTGGCCACCAGCTCATGACTGAGCCGGTCCAGCAGGAACACAGAGCATCTGCAAGACACACCGCTGCCATTCGCACCCACAGGGGAGCTCAGTGTCACCCCCATGCCCCCTCACCTGCCTGCCCCGCCACCACCACTCACATCTCAGCATTGCTGAGGTTCCGGGCCTCCGTAATgatctcctgcagcaggacagagacATCATCTGCAGGGGTAGCAGGGAAGGGTaagggacccccagccaggcaGCACTGCCCCCTCATTCCCCACTCACGCAATAAAACAGGAGGGGAGGATTTAGCTCAGGGTCCCAGCAGGAAGTGTGGGGGGCACAGAAGGATGGGGGCTGTGTGGGGCACATGTATGTGTGAGCAGCACATACGTGTGTGCAGCAGTGCACACATGCAGCTGCACATGTGCATACATGTTTCTAAGAGCTCTCTGGTCATGCTACATGCATGCATGCAGCCATGCAGAATCAGTGCATGTCAGGTTCTGTGCCAGCTCACACCACCCTTCTGCAACCATTCCCCAACAAGGGGACAAGGTTCTCcctggctggggacagagaacccagtgccaccaccctccagggctgggagtggggGATGGTCCATCCATTCCCCATTCCACTCCCTCACCATGGGTGCTCTCCAATGCACTTACCCAAGTGGGTGAAGAGGTTCTTGGCCACCTGCAGCAGGGCctgaggggacagagaggaTACCATCAGTGACTAGTGCAAGATGGGGCACACACCACGCATGTGGCATGGCCCTGCACACACTCACCTGGCACTCGCACTTGAGCTTCTGCTCCTTCTGGAAGGCCAGGGTGCTAGTGAGCACTGTGGAGGTGTAGCAGAAGCAGTGCTGGATCTTGTGCTCATCCGTGTCTGTGTAGCTGGCGGGGGCACACCTCAGTTCTCCGTCCCCATTGGTTCCCCCCCTTCTCCATGGCAACAGTGGTCCAGCACCCCAAAAGTGAGGGGGTGCATCCCCACAGAGACTCAGCCAAAATGCTGCTCACCTCTCCCCACTCAGTTTGTTGAAGGCGCAGGCCAGTGCCACCACCTGGGAGGTGGCCCGGCTAAtgacagggacacagagcatAGAGGTGACCTCACAGCCCAGCatgctgctcagctgcttgtGCTCCTCCTGCAGGGAGAGGCAAGATGGGGCTGGAACCAGCACCCCTCCAGGAAGCCCCATGGCACACTGTGGTGACACCCATGTCTCCAGGCGTGGGAGGGACATGGCTGGTACCCACCTCGCTAATGTCCTTCAAAGTGATGGGCTTCTTATCCTCCACCACCTGCCCCAGGCGCCCAAACGTGagctgtggggagaggggaTGTGTTAGCCCATGGAACCCATTGCCCACTCCCCGACCTCCCAACCCCTCACCATGTCCCCCTGCTCACTGAAAAGCTGATTTCCTCATCTAGGACACGGTCCCCCACCACCTGTAAGAGATGGGAAGAAGGGGGTGCCCAGGAGGATGACACCATGTCAGGTGGCATCATGTAATCCTCTGTGGGGGTCAGGGCTGGGCAACTGGCCCAGTGGCACCCACCTGGCAGAAGAGCTGGTGGTTGTCCTCAGAGAcgagcaggaggcagcagcacagagactGGGTCTCCTGCTTCAACTGGGGAGTAAGGGGAGGGTCAGCACCCCAGCCTGCCCCAAGCACCCCCCAGGTGGAATCCAGCCCCTCCTCTGTCTCTGTGTGACCAGGGCACCCACACATGCCACAGAGAACCAGGTGCCCCTCCCCAGAACCTCCTCCCCATGACTGACCAGGTTCACCCTGGAGACTACTGATAGCAAGGGGAAGGCTGTTCACTCTGGACACTGCTGAGGGTCCTACTGAGGTACAGAATGAtagagagcaggagaggaacCTGTACCTTCTCTCACAGAGTTTTTGGGGTGAGGGTGGCACTGTTAACTCTGGAGACTACTGATGGTTTGTTACAAGGCTGCTCACTCTGGTCAGTGCTGATGACTGCACTGCTGATGCTTGAGGCTTTTCTTGGCTTTGggaaattttcttgttttgaaataaaacagggCTCCCTGGTgtgtcctggggctgggggcagatggggacaggggactgGTGGAGCAGCTACTCACATAGTTGATGACCTTGAGCTGCAGCGAGGCGGCATCCAGGTCATACAGCTCACCTGGATGAGGGTCACAACACCGTGAGGGGCTGAGCATGGTTTCACCCTGTCCACACACCACACACTTCCCAGTGTCCGCCCACTCACCACAGAGCTGTAGGATCTTGCAGTCCAGGTCACTGTAGCTGCTGCCAGGTGCCTTCTCGGGCTTGGCTAGAGAGGTCTGGGAAGAGCTGGTAGAGAGGCTGACCTGGGGCCAGGGCTGTAACTTCTGCAGAGCTTGCAGGCGCCGGAATGCCACCAGGGCCTGCAAGGTTGGGCAGAAGGGACAAggaacagcagggctgggagaaggggTGGTAGGTCCCCAGGTGTCAGGTCCCACAGCTCAGAAGGAGTCACTTACATGTCTCTCTAATGCACACAGGTTCTGCTCGTCTGACTCACTCAGCTGGCCACAGTGTACCTGGATCAGGAGTGATGTCAGGACCCTCATGTCCAggccctgtccccagagccctacccatgttcctgcactcaCCAGGATGACGCAGACCACGGCTCCACTGTTCTTGTCCACCAATGGGATAATGAGCACTGCAAGCAAGAGAGTGTCAGTCCCAGGTGGGCCTCAGgggcagcctggagctgtggagCTCAGCTCTTGGGGTGCATGTCCCCATTACATCCTGATGTGTCATGACCCAGCCAGTAAGCCATCTATCCATCTTCCCATCCATCCATTATCCATCTGCCCACCTCCATACTTCCTTGTCCCTGAGAACACCCCTCAGTCCCAGTGCCCACCTTTCTCTTATGCCTCCATCCTGTTTCTAGCCATCTGTCTGTGCATCCATCACTCACCCACACACTGCTGTCTCAGCCACTGCCTCTGACCATCCATCtacccatccatccatccatccatccatccatccatccatccatccatccatccatccatccatccatccatccatcccctcacatctccatccctctccctgtccctccacCTACCTACCTACCACCCAGCCCTATACCCATACCCCCATATATGTCCACCAAGACCAcccttccccacagctcctACCTTGtgtgccaggggccagggggGCTGCCAGGGGTCCCAGGTGCCGGCCAGGGAGctcagcagggagcagccccGCACATTCCAGCCGCTTCTGCTTCTGCACAGCATCCCTGCGGACACAGGGATACTTTCAGCACCCCTTGGGCAGAGACACCCATGGGATAGGAACAGGCTCAAGGACTATGCAACACATGTGCATACGAGTGTCCCTTCACACATGCACAGCCCCTGGACACAAATGTGTGTCTTCCTGCACACACGCAGCCCCTGTGCCAACACGTGTATCCCTGTACATACACAGAACCCCTGTGCACATGTGTGCATAACCAggatgaagaagaggatgggaaaggaaaggggacaGGTACAAGGATGGAGATGAAATGAGGACGGAGACGGAGACAGGATGTGTGCCCGTGCCCAGGACTGGGGAGGTGGCCAAGCTCACCTGAGCTTCCCGTTGGACGGCAGCTCATGCGGGGGGTCATCGCAGAGCAGCCGTGCAGCCCCATCCAGCAGGTAGATGTAGACAtgctcctggggaaggagagaggcAGCACGGGCGTGTGTGTGCAGACATGCACGCACAGCCACACGTGTGCATAAACATACGTGCACCCACAGCTGCACAAATGGACCCctgcacatacacacagagtCCTGCACAGGTGTGCCTGCTCACCTGCACACGTGTACACCGTTCACACCCAGCCATGGCTGGGGGGCCCCATGGAATGGCACTGCCACATACCCAGCCACCGCCAGCAACAGGGTCACCAGGATCAGggccaccagcacccccagggtcACCAGCACTCTGGGGCCACCATGAGCACCAgggccaccagcagcaccctggGACTCTCCCATATAGGGGGAGAACTCAGCAGTGGGCTGGGGATAAAGAGACCCCACCCCAGGCTGAACCCCAGAATGAACCAGCGGATAATCCACTCTCTACTCCCTCCAGTCCAGGGGGTCTCAGCATCCCCACAACCCCCACCCACCCAATGCTCTGCTCCCCATTCTTCCCAGTCCCCCAGGAGATGCAGCCCCCACCTACCACAGCGGGCAGCAGGGTGACAAGGGCATGGCGGAGGGCATCACGCAGGGCGGTGGCATCAAGCGCAGCACCCAGGCTCAGCAGAGCATCCTTTGGAGAgacaagagcagagcagggggtTACTGGGggttgacaccagggggaagGGCACTGCAGCACCCACCCCCTTTCAaccctgccatggcacaggTCCTTCTGCCCCCAGACCCCTTGCAGTGGCCTGCAGTCCGCCTGGTGCCTTTTTTGGAGCCAAACCCTCCTGTGTTGGTCAATGTCCATCGTGTGGGGAGGTGGGAGGTCCCCAAAAAGGGAGAGGAGGCTTTGGCACTGAGCCACACTGCCCTCAGTGCTAGCCATGCCATAAAGCACCAGAGGGAAGAGAAATGGGGCACAGAGATGGATTAAAGCTCATCTGGGGATTACAAGCCCATAGAGGGAGAGAGGTGTTGGGACAGACACGTGGAAAAgctggggggcacagggggctCCGTGATGTgaccctcccagctctgctcctgcctccagccctTGTTGGGATAAGGATGATGTTATGATGGAAACAGCAGATGCTTCAAATCAGACACTGGACAATGGTGATGAGATTTGCTCTTCCTCTGGTCCCAGCTTTTCCAGGTGGGTCCAGGCTCCATTCCTGATGACCAGACCTGGGGACTGTCATGTACCCCATGACCCCATCCAGAACAGCAGCCCCTCACGGGGCTATGCCACCCACCCACCCAGGGAGCATACTTGGCCATGGGGCCAGATCCAAGGGGCACTGGGAGCGTGGCTGGTGGTGAGGGTGCTTCCAGCTGAAGACATTGGCACTGGATGTTATTCCAACAGGGCCGCATCTCCAGTCACTTACTCACACTGGAGACACATGCACTGTAGAATACAGCCAGGCCTCAGCCAGATGGCTGTCCTGccatccctctgtcccaccGGATCCTCCACAGTGGCCCccctggggcaggggaagaTGGGGCAGAGCCTGAGTGGGTCCCTTGGGTCTGCTTGGAGCATCAAATGCCAGTGGCATTCTTGGTGTGGGGATGGACAGGTGGCAGCTGGACACGGGTGGTGGCTTTATTAGAGCTGGGAATACAGGTCCATCCATGAAACAGTGgggggaaagcagcaggagctaaaagAATATATTCCCGAGACAAGgagacagcagcagaggctggcAGGAGGGTTTGCAGCCTAGCAAGAAGGTAGGGAGAGTGAGGCTGGGCTGGAAAGGACATCACACTCATTCCACTTATCCCACTCATCCTGCTAAACTGCTTCTCCCACTCATCCTGCTCTTTCCACTAAGCTTATCCACCATATTAATCCAGTTCATCAAACATCCCATTTGATGGCTCACTCCACTCAACTGCTTGTCCCAGTTGTCCTGCCTATCCCACTCACCCTGCTTGTTCCATTCATCCAGCTCAACCCATTCATCCCACTCAATGGCTCATCCCATTCAATGGCTCATCCCACTCCTTCCACTTGTTCCACTCATCCTGCATATCCCACTTGCTCATCCCACTAATTCCATTTATCCCACTCATCTCACTCCCAGTCCACatcctccagcccagagcagaggttTACCCCAACACCCtcaccccctgtcaccccaTGTCCCTCAACCctgaggagatgctgcagaCCCACTCTGGGGGCTCTGCTAGGACACAGCCTGGGCCCAGAGCCAACACAGCCAGAGCCACTACCATAGCCACATCCCGGTTATTGCCATAAACAGcctttttccctttgctgtggAGTCACTCCCAGCAAACCACACCATCCAGGCACTACTCCAGTTTGGGTGAGGGTTCCTTCAGATCCATCACTACTCCACAGATTTCGGGGTATTTGGATGAAGCTGCATTGGCACATGCAtccccagcaccagcagagaGACGAAACCCCATGCCTGCCACCAGGAATGTCACTGGGACCCACTGAGCCAGACTCACATAGCCCTGTATCTGCACCCTGTGGGGCAGGGGACCAAAGCTCTTCCAGGGAGAGCTCCCAGCACCTGCTCTGCATCCCAGCTTCCATGGAGGGCAGAGCTATGGTACCACTTCCCAAGTGGGCACAGGGGGTTAATTAACTTCACTAAAACAGGAGAAAGCATAAAGGGATTGCAATTCCtagctgctggagcagagtaCAACACCCTCATCCCAGGTGCTGCacacccagcagctctggagggaaaTGCTGTCTGGAAATCGGCATGGGGAGATCcaaggggatttttgggggacAGATCCAAGGACAGGGTGTGGGCAGCGGACACAGCATGGCATCACTGACAGCCCCAGGGGCTGAggatgctgctcctgcagaacaGGTGAACagcaccctgtccctgtcatgTCCCCATGGTGCACACTCGTGGCCTTGTGGGGCCCCCACCCGGGGACTGCTGCCACCTTTTCTCTGGCCTGAGGGGACAAGGATACTGGTCTCACCCTGCCAGACTCCTGAGCTAACAGGGTGACCCACAGCAAGAATTTTGCCAGCTCTCCTTGGCCAGCATCCCATAGTGTGGTGCAACACCAGAGCTGTATCTGCCTCAATATTCCCACTGGAGCTGGCGGAAGATTAACAGTGCCATTCATCTCCTTAGAGTAAGGAtttgtctctgctgcagcatggAACCCCCCACTCTAGCAAACCCAAATCCTGCCATTGACCAGCCTCCAGGGCACTGCCTGCTCTCTCCCCTgctatttttccccctcttttcccctttggatagctgcagcagcatcctgtCCCCACACACGTGGTGGTGGGGACCCCCGGCACAGGCTACCCAGCCCCCATCCCAGGCTTCCACAGATTCTGCTGGgatttaaaagcagcttttttcaGAAGGGGGTATTCACCAGCAGTGAAAACGTGACTATTTTCAAGAGGGTCAGCCATGTCtgtccccttccttccccccccccccccccccccacacacagctGTGGAAGCTTGGTTTGTCCCCCCTGGCacccccagcttctctggatgTTTATGAAATAGAGAAATCCCATCCTGGCCAGCTTCCTCTCCAGAAAGGTCCATTTCACACCTGCCATGTGGAGGAtgggggctggaggaggaggacacTGACCTCACAGGGTCTCAGGTCTCTGAGCTTGCACCCCTTCTCCTGGCCTTGCTCCTGGGAGATGAATGGAGGCCCCCCAAGggtgaggaggagcaggcagaggctgGATCCAGTGCAGTGAGGCACCCATGGGGATGTTCAGCCCTGTTGAGGGTACCTGGAACTTGGGATCTCTCTCTGAGTGGGGGGGACACACCTGAGCACTCAGTGAGCAGACTTTGCATGAGGCAGAGCTCAAAACCAGGACCTGCCACCGCTGGATTCCTCTTTAACCATGGGTAAACAGGCACAGAGAGACAGGCAGCAATTCCGGGTCCCTGGGAGCATCCTGCTTGTGGAGGAGTGCTGAGAAAGGCTGAAGCACCCCCACCCTGCCTTGCAATGGGatgctgggctgcagaggccCCAGATGGATCTGCCATCGCTGCCAGAGCACCCATGGGTGCTGATTCTACAGGGggatgctggcagcagcccaggctTCTGTGGCAGACTCCTGCCACAACCCTCCCCAAGGAACCTCGAGGAAATGAATCATCTCCCTGCCGAGCTTCCAGCCCAgttttgctgtaaaaattcCAAGTAAATGATCTGCCAGAGGTGACCGCTTGAGCTTGAGACATCCATGACACCGTGAGCCCTCAGAGCTCACTCGGCTCCTGCCCTCCAATGGGACTTTATCCATCTGTGAACGCAAGGAAAATGAGCCCAATTAATTTCAGCAGTGGATTAGTCTATTAGCCCCTGCCTGAGCAATCACctttgggatggagctggacATCGCTCTGTCTGGACAACTTCACCCCCAATTGTGGGCCCCAAATCAAATTAGAGCATCTAAGATGCTGAGTGCGCAGCTctcggtgcctgtgggcagcacatcccagtacCCACATCCCATGCAGATGCTTCCCAATGGATTTTACAGGCTCAGGTTGAAAGGGATTGGGATGCTTGGGAGTGCAGAACACAGCAAGAAGGGGTCTGGGGCAGAGCAAaggattcccctgcagcctgtctCACCAGCCCCAGTGTCTCTCACAAGGGGCTTGCAGAATTCAAGGACAGAgaagctgctccccagggaattCCCTACCGGGCAGAGCCCTGGATAAGGAGGGTGACCATGTAATCAACTCGTTGCAAGGCtgagagccagggctgggggccTAGGGCTTCCTCCCACTGCCATCTCTTCAGATAGGATGCATTTTTAGCCACCAGCCTCTGGATCTTATTGTATTTGACAGGTAAAAAGCAAAATCCCATTTGGATTCATGGGAGGCAGCCTACCTCCACTCGCCCAGCCCCTCACCACTCCCTGTGCCCCACTCACGGGGTGCTTGGCTACCTGTCCCTGTCCAAGGCTTCCCCACCCACTGCAACCCTTCAGACAGAGACACCCACCCATTCCCCAGCTTTGCCTTTTCCCAgccctttcccctttccaggGAAAGTGATGGGAAAACTTTCTAccctcct is from Cinclus cinclus chromosome 2, bCinCin1.1, whole genome shotgun sequence and encodes:
- the PDE2A gene encoding cGMP-dependent 3',5'-cyclic phosphodiesterase translates to MGQGCGHSILCRSQPYQAAASDIRGFLRAGDAAPGPEALQDALLSLGAALDATALRDALRHALVTLLPAVEHVYIYLLDGAARLLCDDPPHELPSNGKLRDAVQKQKRLECAGLLPAELPGRHLGPLAAPLAPGTQVLIIPLVDKNSGAVVCVILVHCGQLSESDEQNLCALERHALVAFRRLQALQKLQPWPQVSLSTSSSQTSLAKPEKAPGSSYSDLDCKILQLCGELYDLDAASLQLKVINYLKQETQSLCCCLLLVSEDNHQLFCQVVGDRVLDEEISFSLTFGRLGQVVEDKKPITLKDISEEEHKQLSSMLGCEVTSMLCVPVISRATSQVVALACAFNKLSGESYTDTDEHKIQHCFCYTSTVLTSTLAFQKEQKLKCECQALLQVAKNLFTHLDDVSVLLQEIITEARNLSNAEICSVFLLDRLSHELVAKVFDGGVVDDESYEIRIPADQGIAGHVATTGKILNIKDAYSHPLFYRGVDDSTGFRTRNILCFPIKNESQEVIGVAELVNKINGPWFSKFDEDLATAFSIYCGISIAHSLLYKKVNEAQYRSHLANEMMMYHMKVSDDEYTKLLSEGIQPVSTIDPNFASFTYTPRSLPEDDTSMAILSMLQDMNFINNYKMDRQTLTRFCLMVKKGYRDPPYHNWMHAFSVSHFCYLLYKNLELVNYLEDIEIFALFISCMCHDLDHRGTNNSFQVASKSVLAALYSSEGSVMERHHFAQAIAILNSQGCNIFDHFSRKDYQRMLDLMRDIILATDLAHHLRIFKDLQKMAEVGYDPKNKQHRSLLLCLLMTSCDLSDQTKGWKTTRKIAELIYKEFFSQGDLEKAMGNSPLEMMDREKAYIPELQISFMEHIAMPIYKLLQDLFPKAAELYERVASNREQWTKVSHKFTIRGLPSNNSLDFLDEEYDPQAPDPQLNGCLEPEAGQPPEAGAE